The following are encoded in a window of Lagenorhynchus albirostris chromosome 3, mLagAlb1.1, whole genome shotgun sequence genomic DNA:
- the SMIM23 gene encoding small integral membrane protein 23: MVIQQVHSRGRVAAERRGGHSEDKKQTLLALLILVLYVGTGISGRSWEVSERIRECNYVQNPMTSQVFEYQTNDPSEEPIKVIRTWWKENLHVFVEKLEKGVRDLEQLVQDLEEWLDALLGDGYPEEPSATLKNHL; encoded by the exons ATGGTGATCCAACAGGTGCACAGCAGGGGGCGAGTGGCAGCTGAGAGAAGGGGAGGTCACTCTGAGGACAAGAAACAG ACACTGTTGGCGTTGCTGATCTTGGTGCTATATGTGGGCACAGGAATATCAG GAAGAAGTTGGGAGGTGTCAGAAAGAATCAGAGAATGTAACTACGTCCAGAATCCTATGACTTCCCAG GTGTTTGAATACCAGACCAATGACCCCTCAGAAGAGCCAATCAAGGTCATCAGGACCTGGTGGAAGGAGAACTTGCATGTTTTCGTGGAGAAGCTAGAGAAAGGGGTGCGAGACCTGGAACAGCTGGTGCAAGACCTGGAGGAGTGGCTCGATGCCCTCCTGGGAGACGGGTACCCAGAGGAGCCCAGCGCCACCCTCAAAAATCACTTGtga